The DNA region CcaagatttatttaaaaccaagtataaaatatatttaaaatatatttcaacgcCTGATGTAGATAAACCCGGTTGTTATCAAGCTGATTGACGATCATTTGGTTGTAACATACTAATagtattgttgaataataaaacttgataGATAAAATTTACGAGTAAATTCATGGCAATTATTTAGAATCTTtggtattttttgttgaatgaattttttctcattgacAGCAGGATATAGTGCGATACCTCGTGAATTCATTGTCCACATGTAGGTACTAAATTTTATAGCATGTATTGAGATCCAAGGTCTCAATGATATGTCTCGACGATACTGTGACCTTCAATCGTAATGTCCTTTTCCCAAGCGATGGTGTTGAACATGCTCGTAATCCCTTCAATAAATGAAAGGActatctcattttattttatttttttttttaaattaacataccacaaaaattttttcaattacctacatttattttatagaaaaaaaacacacacaaattcttgattattatttttatattaaacagaaaaattctgatgattatttttatttgaaatagaaagaaaaataaaaacgaattttttagatatttttttaataaaatttatttattatatcagttttaaattatcaaaagaatGATTcacttgattaaattattttaaaaatttaaattttaaataaagtagACATTGCATAGGGAATAGATCAATGCAAGTTTTAGTCGTGAAAGAATTTgtaatttctatagaaatatCGTTACGTCTATAAAACATTACTCTATATCCTGATTGTGcgtaaaatatacatttaacgACCCAGATAAGACATAAGTGTGATCGTCGACATTGTAATGAAAGCGAAACTTATTTAAAACGACCTTCAGAACGACGTTCAGCACATCATCATTAAGAGAAAGGTAACCTGACTGAGTAAACAAGccatattcaacaatttttccaCTTCCTACTTGTGACCCCAAGTGACCTTGAGTGTATTTGATGATGCTTCTTTAAATTTCCTGTCTCTCatgttataattttctttaatttttttttttttttcatggataaaataataattaatttaataaacattttatattttaaaactatattgaaattttatttgaattaacaagtacaaaatgaaattacatatgataataaaataataaattgaattacatTATTGATATGACTTGTTGTATATTCggattgtaaaatttaattattttgtttaattgttttcaGACTTAGATTGAGTATGAGTAGTAAGGGGATGAGTATGCTACATGAGCAAGGTATGGATGTGGTTGGTATTTTACAGCTGGTGCAGCATGTACTGCTGGTGCAACGTAGGCTGGAGCTGCATAAGCTGAAGCTGCGAATTTTTGAATTGCTGGTGCTCCATATTGAAGTGCTGGGGTATATTTTGCAATTGCTGGAGTGTATGCAACTGAATGAGCTGCTGGAGCATAAGCTTGAGCTGGGGCATAAGCTTGAGCTGGTGCATAAGCTTGAGCTGGAGCATAAGCTGGAGCATATACTTGAGCTGGTGCTGCGTGATAAGCTACTGCTGCTGGTGCTGGTGCTGCATGATATGCAATTGGTGCTGGTGCTGCAGCTTGATAAACAGGTGTGGCAGCTTTAATTGCTAAACCAGTTGCTGGTTCTTTACGTACAACTGCGTTAAAACCATTAACTGCATCAGCGGTGTAGTCAACAATTCTTTTTGTTCCATCACTTTCAAGAAGAGAGTAGCTTCCTTGAACAAGATCTCCATCACGTGTTTCTTGTTGGCTTTTGTAATCACCAGTTATTGAGTCTGCTACATCgtaatctataaaaaataaatagataaatattagtaaatgaaaacaaaaataaataattcaaatttatttgtatattctGTTTTAAACTTACTGTAGGAATATTGTGGATGTGGATCGTATTCTGCATCAACagtttttgtaattattgGTGTGGCAACTTTGGCAAGTGCTGGTGCACCATAAGTTATTGCTTGGGCACCATGGTAACCACTGAGAAATCCAGCATTAGCTACTGCCATCAAAGCAAAAAGTGGGAtaagctaaaaaataaaaatagaaaaattattttaatatttagaaGTCTACt from Aphidius gifuensis isolate YNYX2018 linkage group LG5, ASM1490517v1, whole genome shotgun sequence includes:
- the LOC122856517 gene encoding ice-structuring glycoprotein-like, whose product is MAFKLIPLFALMAVANAGFLSGYHGAQAITYGAPALAKVATPIITKTVDAEYDPHPQYSYNYDVADSITGDYKSQQETRDGDLVQGSYSLLESDGTKRIVDYTADAVNGFNAVVRKEPATGLAIKAATPVYQAAAPAPIAYHAAPAPAAVAYHAAPAQVYAPAYAPAQAYAPAQAYAPAQAYAPAAHSVAYTPAIAKYTPALQYGAPAIQKFAASAYAAPAYVAPAVHAAPAVKYQPHPYLAHVAYSSPYYSYSIQTDIIRLNPPIKRLTMAFKLITLLALVAAAKAGFLPAAPLAYAAHPAPVAYQAAPVAYQAAPVAYHPAPLAYAAKVATPVITKTVDAEYDPHPQYSYNYDVADSLTGDYKSQQETRDGDFVQGSYSLLESDGTKRIVDYTADAVNGFNAVVRKEPATIALKAAAPVVHAAPVVHAAPVYQAAAPAPIAYKAAPYYHAAPVYQAAPVAAYAAYHH